In the Oncorhynchus gorbuscha isolate QuinsamMale2020 ecotype Even-year linkage group LG05, OgorEven_v1.0, whole genome shotgun sequence genome, one interval contains:
- the LOC124036154 gene encoding LOW QUALITY PROTEIN: nuclear receptor subfamily 6 group A member 1-A-like (The sequence of the model RefSeq protein was modified relative to this genomic sequence to represent the inferred CDS: inserted 1 base in 1 codon), protein MDTWEDVAADPRVCLICGDRATGLHYGIISCEGCKGFFKRSICNKRVYRCSRDKNCEMSRKQRNRCQYCRLLKCLQMGMNRKAIREDGMPGGRNKSIGPVQITDEEIERIMSGQEFKEEASLPEHTWSNNGDSSDHSSPSNGASEGNQPSPASTLSSNRSVEMNGGYTAALRDQYMNTPMNTPYQLLPHLFSYHAQSGLLAPQPRSLYPQSHXLVLQLVAAEDLAPLTTPMLIEDGYKVTQVELFALLCRLADELLFRQISWIKKLPFFCELSIEDYTCLLSSTWQELILLSCLTIYSAQIFGDLADVTAKYTPSEDEMQGFSENGMEVMERLIYLFRKFHQLKVSNEEYACMKAINFLNQDIRGLTNVSQLEQLNKRYWYVCQDYTEYKYPHQPKRFPEIMMCLPEIRFMAGKLVNVPLEQLPLLFKAVLHSCKSSLISYRTGSSPCLTSTGTSPGN, encoded by the exons ATGTTGCAGCTGACCCACGTGTTTGCCTCATCTGTGGAGACCGCGCCACAGGCCTGCACTATGGCATCATCTCCTGCGAGGGCTGCAAGGGCTTCTTCAAGCGCAGCATCTGCAACAAGCGCGTGTACCGCTGCAGCCGCGACAAGAACTGTGAGATGTCGCGCAAGCAGCGCAACCGCTGCCAATACTGCCGCCTGCTCAAGTGTCTACAGATGGGAATGAACCGCAAAG CAATCAGGGAAGATGGCATGCCAGGAGGGAGAAACAAAAGCATTGGGCCTGTACAG ATCACAGATGAGGAGATTGAGCGGATCATGTCAGGACAGGAGTTTAAGGAGGAAGCCAGTCTCCCGGAGCACACCTGGAGCAACAATGGTGACAGTAGTGACCACAGTTCCCCGAGCAACGGCGCCTCCGAGGGCAACCAGCCATCACCCGCATCCACTCTGTCATCCAA TCGCTCTGTAGAGATGAATGGCGGCTACACGGCGGCTCTCAGGGACCAGTACATGAACACCCCCATGAACACCCCCTACCAGCTTCTACCTCACCTCTTCAGCTACCATGCCCAGTCAGGCCTGCTGGCCCCACAGCCCCGCAGCCTCTACCCCCAGTCAC CCCTGGTGCTGCAGCTAGTGGCTGCAGAGGACCTGGCCCCACTGACCACCCCCATGCTGATAGAGGATGG GTACAAGGTGACTCAGGTGGAGTTGTTTGCGCTGCTGTGTCGTCTGGCTGACGAGCTGCTGTTTCGTCAGATCTCGTGGATCAAGAAACTGCCGTTCTTCTGCGAGCTGTCCATCGAGGACTACACCTGTCTGCTCAGCTCCACCTGGCAGGAGCTCATCCTGCTCTCCTGCCTCACCATCTACAGTGCGCAGATCTTTGGAGACCTGGCCGACGTCACCGCCAAGTACACGCCCTCTGAGGACGAGATGCAGGG GTTCAGTGAGAATGGcatggaggtgatggagaggCTGATCTATCTGTTCCGCAAGTTCCACCAGTTGAAGGTCAGCAACGAGGAGTACGCCTGCATGAAAGCCATCAACTTCTTGaaccaag ATATCCGTGGTCTGACCAACGTCTCCCAGTTGGAGCAGCTAAACAAGCGCTACTGGTACGTGTGTCAGGACTACACTGAGTACAAGTACCCTCACCAGCCCAAACGCTTCCCCGAGATCATGATGTGTCTGCCAGAGATCCGTTTCATGGCAG GCAAGCTGGTGAATGTTCCCCTGGAACAGCTCCCCCTTTTGTTCAAAGCAGTCTTGCACTCCTGCAAATCCAGCCTAATCAGCTACAGGACAGGAAGTTCCCCCTGTCTGACTTCTACGGGTACCTCCCCTGGGAACTAA